From the Acidovorax sp. NCPPB 3576 genome, the window AAGATCTTTCGCGCAGCGAAATCGAAACGTTGTTTACCGACGTCGATAACATCCGGCGGTTTCCTGGGGAATTTGGAAATGCGCTGGCCGGGAAAATCGTTTTCACCCTGTTTTGCCAACCCAGCACGCGCACGCGGCTGAGCTTCGAATCCGCGGCCTACCGCCTCGGCGCGCGCGTGCTGAGCGTTTGCGACATGCACAGCACCCGCCAACCCCTGGGCGAGAGCCTGCTCGACACCACCCGCATGGCCGGCTACTACTCCGATGCGCTGGTCGCGCGGCACGCCGACCACGGCGTGATGGAGCAGATCAAAGGCACCCTCGACGTGCCGCTGATCAACGCCGGAGAAGGGCTCGCACGGCACCCCACCCAGACCCTGATCGACCTGTACACCGCCCGCGAGCATTTCGATACCCTCGACGGCCTGCGCGTGGGTTTCGTCGGCGGGCTGCGCTACTCGCGTGCCGTGAAATCGCTGATGGTGGGCCTGGGGCAGTTTCGCGACGTCGAGTTGCATGCCGTCGATGCCGCCAGCGAGGCCGACGAAGGCAGCCCGCTGCCGGCCGATCTTGCCGCGGCGGCGCGCCGCCCCATCCATCTGCACGATTCGGTGCAGGCCATGCTGGGCCATGTCGATCTGCTGTATGTCGTGCGCGTGCAGCGCGAGATGTTCAGCGATGCCGCTCTGTACCAGCGGCAACTGGACAAATGCCGCGTGCACCGCGCACTGCTGGCCAAGGCGCCGCCGTGGCTGGCGGTCATGCACTGCCTGCCCCGCACGGACGAACTGGACACCGATGTGGACCCCACGCCGCAAAACAAATACTTCCTGCAGGCCGCGTACGGCGTGCCGCTGCGCATGGCCGTGCTGCGGCGCTACATGACGCAGCCGCAGGGCACAGGAGGAGGCGCAGGCGTCGGCAGCGGTGGCATCCAGGGGATGGTGACGGATGCGTTGTCGCGCCGTGCCATCGACGTGTTGAGCAACGACGAGTTGTCCCTCGCATGGTGATGCTCTGCGCAATGGCGCTGATGGGGCTCGTTGTGGGTGGCGTGGCGGTGACGGTCGGGGGGGGCGTCACGATCGGTGTGCCGTTGCTGCTGCTCATGGGGCACTCTGCCGCTGCGTCCATCGCCACCGTGAAGTTCGCGCTCGTGGGTTCGTTCTTCACCGGCACGCTCGCCCACCGGCGCGCCGTGAACGCCCCGGTGCGCATTCCCTGGGTGCTGTGGCCGCTGGCGGTGGCCGGCTCCATCATGGGTTCGCTGATCGTCACGGGGGTCGATGACCGGGTGCTGCGGATCATCGTCGCCGCCATGATGGCCGTGGTGCTCTGGATCACCTACCGCACCGATTTCTCTGCCCGCACGGCGGGGCCGCAAGCGTCCGCGCGGCTGCCGCTGGCCGGGATCGCTACCGTGTTCGCACTGTGCGTGTATTCGGGATTTTTCGGCGCGGGCTTCGGCACCTTTCTCATCTTTGCGCTGATGCATTTTTTCGGCCTGTCGTTTTCCGACAGCGCCTCGGTGATGACGCGGCTCAACCTGCTCGTGGTGGGCTCGTCGGTGACGACCTTCATCACCCACGGGGTGGTCGATTTTCAATGGGGCATTCCGCTTTTCATCGGTTGTGCGCTGGGCGGCGTGATGGGCGCCTGGGTGGCCCGCGTCCTGTCGCCTGAGCGAATGAAAACCGTGTTCCTGGCGGGCACGATGCTGGTCGGCGTCAAGCTGCTTTGGGATGCGATGGTGTGATGCCCGATCTTTTTGAACCACCGGGCCGTTCGGCCCTTCGCCCTGCCATGCAAGGAGCCACGCTGCACCCGTAAAG encodes:
- a CDS encoding aspartate/ornithine carbamoyltransferase family protein, with the translated sequence MFTDVDNIRRFPGEFGNALAGKIVFTLFCQPSTRTRLSFESAAYRLGARVLSVCDMHSTRQPLGESLLDTTRMAGYYSDALVARHADHGVMEQIKGTLDVPLINAGEGLARHPTQTLIDLYTAREHFDTLDGLRVGFVGGLRYSRAVKSLMVGLGQFRDVELHAVDAASEADEGSPLPADLAAAARRPIHLHDSVQAMLGHVDLLYVVRVQREMFSDAALYQRQLDKCRVHRALLAKAPPWLAVMHCLPRTDELDTDVDPTPQNKYFLQAAYGVPLRMAVLRRYMTQPQGTGGGAGVGSGGIQGMVTDALSRRAIDVLSNDELSLAW
- a CDS encoding sulfite exporter TauE/SafE family protein, translating into MVMLCAMALMGLVVGGVAVTVGGGVTIGVPLLLLMGHSAAASIATVKFALVGSFFTGTLAHRRAVNAPVRIPWVLWPLAVAGSIMGSLIVTGVDDRVLRIIVAAMMAVVLWITYRTDFSARTAGPQASARLPLAGIATVFALCVYSGFFGAGFGTFLIFALMHFFGLSFSDSASVMTRLNLLVVGSSVTTFITHGVVDFQWGIPLFIGCALGGVMGAWVARVLSPERMKTVFLAGTMLVGVKLLWDAMV